The Arachis ipaensis cultivar K30076 chromosome B03, Araip1.1, whole genome shotgun sequence region agaaggacaaagtcaATCACGCGCCTAGTCTACTGGGAGTAAAACAAGAGGTCGGAGAACCCCTGAAAGACTAcgtggaaaggttcaacaaggcgTGCTTAGAAATTCAGGACCTGCCTACTAAAGCAGTAATAATGGGTCTTGTCAATGGACTTCGAGAAGGACCTTTCTCGCAGTCCATCTCCAAGAGACACCTGACCTCTTTGAGCGATGTACAAGAAAGAgccgaaaagtacatcaacatggaagaaaatgccaGACTGCGCGAATTGAGCTGGCGATCTGGGTACCCTCACTCATCAAGGGAAAAGGAGAGGgagcccaagaagaaagaagaagtcgGGTCTGAAAGGCCCAGAAGATATCATTCTTACACACCCCTACGAGTTTTCCTAGTCGATATTTACAGAAAAATTTGTCACACTGAAAAGTTACATCCCCCTCGGCCTATAAAGAACAAGAAGGGGGGGGGGAGTCGTAACGAATACTATGAATATCACAAGTTATATGTTACGActtaaaaaatgtgatagaaaagctggccaggaAAGATCGGATAATCATGGAAAGAGGAAACGAGATGAGGAAGATCGGAGAGATCCGCCACCATAGACCCCGGAAcgacatatacatatgatctcggGAGAGTTTGCTGGGGAAGGACTCACCAAATCATCTCGTAAAAGACATCTGAAGGAAGTTTTCCAAGTCGGGAGTAAACTACCCGATCTCCCAACCAtctctttcaccaaagaagacgggCAAGGCATTGTTCTCGGGCATGACGATCCGGTGGTAATTACCATGATCCTCGCTAATGCTCATCTACATAGAACCCTGGTGGATTAGGGAAGCTCGGCAGATATCCTGTTCAAGCCAGCGTTTGATAAGTTGGGATTAGACGAAAAGGAGTTAAGGGCATACCTTGACACCTTCTACGGATTGGGGGACACACCAATAAAACCACTGGGATTCATACCCCTACATACAACTTTTGGAAAGTGGATGAAATCCAAGACTCTGAGCATCGACTTTATTGTCGTCGATGTGGGTTCGACTTATAATGCCTTGATAGGTAGAACGACCCTAAATCGTCTTGGAGAAGTGGTATCTACCCccatctttgcatgaaattcccaacactTAAGGGAATTGCAACCATCAGGGGAGATCAGAAGCTGGCGAGAAAGTGTtacaacgaaagcctaaacctgaggaATAAAGGCAAGGAAGTGAACACCATTGAGCTCGGAGGCATCCGAGTTAAAGAAGAATTACGACCACAGCCCGGAGAGAAGATTGAAGAGGTACAGATCAGGCAAGAAGATGGAAAGAATACCAATATAGGAGCCAATTTAAAAGGAGATTTGAAGCAAAAGCTGGTAAGACTCCTACAAGAGAACTCCGACCTCTTCAcctggaaagcttccgacatACCCGGGATAGATTCTGAGCTCGTGACGCATAAATTGTTGGTATACCCAGGATCCAGACCTATTCAACAAAGGAGACGAAAGCTCGGTCCTGAGTGGGCTCAAGTGGTCGAAGAGCAAATACAAGCCCTCCTAGAGGCCGGCTTTattagagaagtcaagtatccggcCTAGTTGGAAAATGTGGTGCTAGTCAAGAAGCAgaacggcaagtggaggatgtgcgttgACTACACCGACCTGAACAAAGCGTGTCCAAAAGACCCATATCCTCTTCCAAATATTGATGCCCTAGTAGATTCCagctcgggatatcaatacttgtcgttcatggatgcGTACTCGGGATATAATTAAATCCTGATGTACATGTCGGATCAGGAGAAGACATCTTTCATCACGCCTAGAGCGAATTACTGCTATGTGGTCATGCCCTTCGGGTTAAAAAATGCAAGAGCCACATACTAAAggttgatgaacaaggtgttCGCACCTCACTTTAGGAGTTTAATGGAAatatatgtggacgacatgttaataaaaaccAAGGATGAGGCCAGCCTCCTGACCGATCTCTCACAAGTCTTCAGCACCATAAGGGCGCATGGGATGAGATTGAATcccgcaaagtgcacctttgcagtgGAGGCTGAAAAATTTCTAGGATTTATGCTAACACAAAGGGGGATAGAAGCTAACCCCAACAAGTGTAGTGTAATCCTAGAGATGAAAATTCTGGCTTGCCTGAAAGAAGTCCAGCAGTTAAACGGCCGGCTTGCAACTCTGTCCAGATTCCTAGCAGGATCAGCGTTGAGATCCCTTCCGCTCTTTTCTCTACTAAGGAAATGATGCAAGTTCGAATAGACTTCTGGATGCGAAGAAGCTTTTCAGGATTTCAAAAGGTTTTTAAGCCAACCTCCTGTTCTGACCCGACCTAAAATCGGGGAAGAACTCGTCTTGTATTTGGCTGTAGCCGAAAAAGTTATGGCGCCAGCATTGATACGGGAGGATGAGGTCGGGCAGCATCCTGTATACTTCACCAGTAAAGTTTTGCAAGGCTCTGAGTTAAGGTATCAAAAACTTGAGAAGTTTGTGTATGCCTTAATAGTGGCGTCTCAAAGGCTACGGCCTTATTTTCAAACTCATACAATAAAAGTTCGAACGAACCAGCCCATGAAGCAAATTCTTCTAAAAACAGATATTG contains the following coding sequences:
- the LOC107633769 gene encoding uncharacterized protein LOC107633769, producing the protein MRAKVPKNFKSPDMDLYDRTIDLKHYLSNFKYQMYLADASDATRCKAFPTTLTKAAMKWFNSLPPRSVTSFDDLSRKFLMQFSIQKDKVNHAPSLLGVKQEVGEPLKDYVERFNKACLEIQDLPTKAVIMGLVNGLREGPFSQSISKRHLTSLSDVQERAEKYINMEENARLRELSWRSGYPHSSREKEREPKKKEEVGKAGQERSDNHGKRKRDEEDRRDPPP